CCGTACCGTTGTGCGGAAAATCCGTCGGCAGCGCGCGCCCGACCATGTCCTGATCGATCTCACCGACGACGGAATCGAGCGGAACGGTCCCGTGATCGGTGAACCATCGGGAGCCGACGAGCCCGTCCTCCTCACCCGTGTGACTGACGAAGAGAATGGAGCGCCGCGGATGCGCGCTGCCGCGCGACATCGCTTCAGCAATCTCTAAAATCGAGACGGTACCCGTGCCATCGTCGTCGGCGCCATTGCGAATCGAATCGAGCCGCGGTTTGTGCACACGACGAAGGCTGTCGAGTATCGCGTGAATCCGCATCCACTCGTCAGGCGTTGGCTCGCGCAGCGGCGAGTCGGCGCCCATGGGACGAACGACGCGATTGAATGCGCGCAGCGAATCATGATCGACCGGCGCGTGATCGTAACCGACGTGATCGTTATGCGCCGTGAGCGAGACGTACTCGCCTCGAAGCGCCGGATCGCTGCCCCGCAGAATCGCGACGACGTTGCGCGCCGGATACGGTACCGGCGTTACGCGGAAACCGAAATGACCCGAGACGCGTCGTCCGGTTGCGCCCTGCGTCAGCCGTCCCGGCTCGGCGCCGAGCATTGTTGCCGCGGCCGATCGCGAGAGCCACACCACGGGCACCGCCGCGGGATTCGTCGACGTGTCCGGCACGGAGCGTCCATCGCGGTAACGTGCGGCGAATTCCGGCGGCAGGTTCTCGAGCAGCACGATCGCGATCGCCTTCGCGTGCATGAACCGCCCGGGCGCCAGACGAATGCTGCGCAGCGACGGATCAGAGGGCACGAGGACGACGACCTTGTCGGTCGCCTGCTCTGCCGTAATCGCGGCGTTCGGATCACTCGCGGAACCTCCGTACACCACTTCTGTTCCGTCCAGTGTCCGTCGTCCTGCCGCTAACGTTGTCGGAAGAAAATCGCGCCCGACCTGCATTAGCTTGCCGTCCACCTCGAGCTGCGACGACGGATCCACCACCGCGGTCCAGAACGGGACTACCTGGAAGTATGTCCCATGCTCACCAGCAGGCTCGAGTCCCAGTCGGCGAAACTCCGACGCGATGTACTCGGCGGCCTTGAAGTCTCCTTCGCTCCCGCTTGCCCGCCCCATCATCGAGTCGTCGGCGATGATCCGCAGCCGGTGCTCCATATCTTCGGGCGTGATCGCCGCGACGGTACCGGTTCCGGCCGACCGCTGGCTGGATCCGGCGCAGCCAAGGATGCACGCAGCAAGGAGCGGGAGACTGCGATTCACGAGACGCGGCACGAATTCTACTCCT
The Gemmatimonadaceae bacterium genome window above contains:
- a CDS encoding M28 family peptidase, with product MPRLVNRSLPLLAACILGCAGSSQRSAGTGTVAAITPEDMEHRLRIIADDSMMGRASGSEGDFKAAEYIASEFRRLGLEPAGEHGTYFQVVPFWTAVVDPSSQLEVDGKLMQVGRDFLPTTLAAGRRTLDGTEVVYGGSASDPNAAITAEQATDKVVVLVPSDPSLRSIRLAPGRFMHAKAIAIVLLENLPPEFAARYRDGRSVPDTSTNPAAVPVVWLSRSAAATMLGAEPGRLTQGATGRRVSGHFGFRVTPVPYPARNVVAILRGSDPALRGEYVSLTAHNDHVGYDHAPVDHDSLRAFNRVVRPMGADSPLREPTPDEWMRIHAILDSLRRVHKPRLDSIRNGADDDGTGTVSILEIAEAMSRGSAHPRRSILFVSHTGEEDGLVGSRWFTDHGTVPLDSVVGEIDQDMVGRALPTDFPHNGTGAGSPTYLESVGSKRLSREFGEALDSANAHQPVPFVFNLEYDQPGHPLQYYCRADHFSYARYGIPAVALSRGEHLDYHQVTDEAQYIDYPDMARVSRMVYDASMLLANAPARPKLDVPKPADPHGPCRQ